Genomic segment of Polycladomyces abyssicola:
ACCGCCGAGGGCTTACGCCCTCCGTGGGTTCGAATCCCACCCTCTCCGCCAAACACGAGGAAGCCGTTCTGCATGGGCAGGACGGCTCCTTTTTATGGTTGAATCAAGAAGGCTTGCCCCATGAGACAATCGAAAAAGACAGTGCATTGGGTGATCCGTTCCTTCGGTGTTTTCCCTGGATAGGATTAATTGAACGTTTTCGATCGGATACGGAGCCGTCTCGATGACGGCTCCTTTTTCTTCAGGTTCATTTCGGCTTAAACGTGTGACAATCGGTTTCCTCGGAATTTTTTGCTTGTTCCCCACGATGACTGACGACATAGATCCGATCGGCCTTGCATTTGTTACCTTCGCCCCAGTAAGTGCAATTGTTGACTTCGCACAGTACATCTCGCGCCATGCTTTGTCACTCCTTTGCTTGGACGTTAATGTTTATTTTTCACGATCCGGCCGCGAATATGACGGTGAATTCAGGGAGCATTGCCGAATCTCGGTGTCAGGGCGCACCCAGATCCCTTTCTCCACATAGGATGTTGGTGGGGCAATCGCCCAGAACCCAACAGTGGATCATTGGCATGGAGGGATGGGAAACCCATGTGCGGTATCACGGGATGGATTGACTGGAAACGGGATTTGCGAAACCAGGGTGCGATTTTGGAGACAATGAACCAAACCCATTGTCGCCGCGGACCGGATGCAGAGGGAAAATGGCTGTCTCAACACGCGGCATTGGGTCATCGGCGTCTGGCCGTGATCGACCTGGAAGGGGGGGCCCAGCCGATGGTCCGTCGGACCGAGGAACGAACATACGTCATTGTCTACAATGGCGAATTGTACAATATGGACGAACTGCGGCGGGAGTTGGAACAATGCGGCCACCGTATGGAATCGCGATCCGACACCGAGTTGGTATTGCGGGCGTACATGCAATGGGGACCGGCATGCATGAGCCGATTGCGGGGAATTTTTGCTTACGCCATTTGGGATGAAGCGGAGAAACGACTTTTTCTGGCACGAGATCGTATCGGGGTAAAACCGTTGTTTTATGCGGTACGTGATGGGGCGTTTCTGTTCGGTTCCGAGCTGAAATCCTTGTTGGCACATCCCGATGTGGAACCAGTGATTGACGCCGAGGGGTTGGCAGAAGTGCTGGTGATGTCGCCGGCGCGAACACCTGGCCACGGTGTGTTCCGGGGAGTGGAGGAATTGCGCGCCGGATGGTGGATGATCGTGGATCGGGACGGGATCCGCAAACAACCGTACTGGACATTGGAAAGCCGGGAACACACCGATGATCTGCCAACCACGATCGAACGGGTACGGTCGTTGTTCCAGGATACTGTTCGCCGGCAGTTAGTATCAGACGTGCCGGTTGGAACGATGCTGTCCGGCGGTCTGGACTCCAGTGCCATCTCCGCTTGGGCGTCCCGGGTGATGGAAGAGGAAGGACGCGGCCCCGTGGATACTTTTTCCGTCGACTACGTAGGGAATGACCGGCATTTCACGCCGAACGAGTTTCAGCCCAATTCCGATGCACCTTGGGTCAAACGGATGAGTGAATATTTGCAGTCTCGTCATCACGTCATCGAAGTGGATTTACCGGAATTGGTCTCAGCGCTGGCGGATGCCCTTCGGGCACGGGATCTGCCGGGGATGACGGATGTGGACGCTTCCCTGCTCCTGTTTTGCAAGGAAATCAAACAATCAGCCACGATGGTACTTTCGGGCGAATGTGCCGACGAAGTGTTTGGGGGCTATCCATGGTTTCACCGACGGGAAATGTTGGAAGCAGACACGTTTCCTTGGGCGCGTATGACGGATCAGCGGGTTCGCTTTCTCTCTCCGGATGTGACGCGGATGACGCGGCCTGACGAGTATGTACAGGAGCGGTATCGGGAAGCGATTGCCGAGGTGCCCGCTTTGGAGAGAGAGGAGGATTCCAATGCGCGGATGCGGGAGATGTTTTACCTCAACCTCACGCGTTGGATGCCGACCCTGTTGGACCGTAAAGACCGCATGAGTATGGCGGTCGGATTGGAAGTGCGGGTGCCGTTTTGCGATCATCCGCTGGTTGAATACATGTGGAATGTTCCATGGGAATGGAAGGCGTTGGAGGGGAGGGAAAAGGGATTACTCAGACGGGCGTTGACCGGCATCCTGCCTGATGATGTATTGTGGCGCAAAAAAAGTCCCTATCCGAAAACACACGATCCGGGTTATTTAACCGCTGTGAGGAATCAGGTCCTGCAATTGCTGGACGATCCACAATCCCCGTTGCGTGATCTTTTGGATATAGAAGCGGTTCGATCGTTTGCACGTGCCGATCTTTCCAAAGTACATCTCCCTTGGTTCGGCCAACTGATGAACGTACCGCAATTGTTTGCCCATTGGTGGCAACTGGATATGTGGATGCGCGAATACGGCGTGACGATCCAGGCATGATCAGACACACTTTCACTTTGGCATCGAGTGATTCTTTCTCCTTCCGCTCATCAATTGCAGTGCTCCAAGGTCACACTCGTTGGAAAAAGGTATCTCAAGAAGGAGCAAACATGAGTTGACGCGATTGAACTTTCCTCAAATGAGAGGAAAGCTTTCCTTTCTGCTGTTTTACATGAGGACAAAAAATTCTTGACCGTTTTTGTCGAAACCCTTTCACTATGCGAACATATGTTCTATAATAGGTGTACAAATTACCCTCGTGAAGGGGGATGGCCATGGAACGTTGGATTCAACTAATGGCCGCCATCATTGCGTTGTTCCGTTTGGTGTTGGAATTAAGGGAACTATGGGGGCGTCGGCAAAAACGGTCCAACCGAAAAAAGAAAAAGTAACTCCTTTCCACACATACACTGGTTGCAGGAAAATTTCCAATGTGGTAGAATAAGGCTCGACCTTATGCGCCCGTAGCTCAGCAGGATAGAGCAGCGGTTTCCTAAACCGCGTGTCGGAGGTTCGAGTCCTCTCGGGCGCGCCAATTCGTTAAAGCCGCGTTAATACAAGGATCGAATGGGCGGCTGGGCGGCGAAATATTGCAAGCTTAAAGAGTTATTTTTATCTTTTGGAGAAATGGGACGGTTTAACGCCGTCCCTTCTTTTTTGTGCTTGTTTAAGACGATAAAATAAATAACGTAGAAATATTCAATCATATACAGGGGGTTTTCTATGCCGAATGATAAAGAGATCCGCGTCGTGGTGGGAGCCGGTAGTTTCATCAACAATCCTGGGTGGATCCACACTCAGGAAGAGGAGCTCAATCTCCTGAAGCGGGAAGATTGGATCCGACGTTTTCATTCAGGAAGCCTCACCGCCATCTTGGCCGAACATGTGTGGGAGCATCTCACTTATGAAGAGGGAGTACGGGCGGCACGCATTTGCTTCGAGTTTTTGAAGCCGGGTGGTTATATTCGTTGTGCCGTACCGGACGGTTTTTTCCCAGATCCCGAATATCAGCGAATTGTACAAGTGGGAGGACCGGGACCGAAAGATCACCCCGCCGCCAGCCACAAGATCGTCTACAATTACCGCACTTTAACACAGATGTTTGAAGAGGCCGGTTTTGAGACGAAGCTACTGGAATACTGCGACGAAAACGGACAGTTTCATTACCGCCACTGGGATCCAGGGGATGGGAAAATATACCGTTCGCTACGTTTTGACTACCGCAACAGGGACGGCAATCTAAGATTCGTATCGATCATTGTGGATGCGATCAAGCAGCAGTAATAAAACGGAAGCAAAGAGGAATTAGACGAGAAGAATAATAGTAGCAATATCTAAGCCGGGGGCGCCTTTTTTGAGAAGCGACAAGAGACAGCTTTTAACCGTCCCTAACTTTTCGTTATGGTCTTTTAACGACAGACAGCCCCGATGCAAGTTCGGGGCTGTTTTTGCGTTCTAGGCCCTTACCGCCTCCCGTTGCAATAACCGGTCAAAATACGGGGTGAAGGTCGATTCTCCGGAGTAGGATACAAACAAATAGTCACGGGCCCTCGTCATTCCTATGTACAGCAAGGAAGCTTCTTGGGCCGGCTTGACTTCTTGATGGTGAAATGGCATGCTGTCTACGCCCACCACGAAAGCTGCCTTGAAGTCCAGCCCCTTACTGCTGTGTATCGTGCAGATCTTGACAGCTGCTTCATCTTTGTTGAAATTCATTTTGGTGTCTTGGCTTTCTGATATCCAGTAATACGGAATTCCCCTTTGTTTCAGGTATTGCTGAAGGAGCCGTACAATTGGGTATGATCGATTGTTGTAGCGATATAAAACGGCGATTTCCTCATAAGGTACCCGTTTTTCGTAATGCAACCGTTCAATCTGTTCTGCCACCCATGCCAATTCTTCCGACATGGACGAGGCTTTGTGGATGACGGGTGGATTGCCGGGGCGTTGAGAGCTTTCAGGAGGGATCACCTCCATATCGTCCTCCTGATCGTGGTCATCCAACCCATGGGTTTGATAAAAGTCCCATGCCATCTGGATAATCGGTGCGGTGTTGCGGTAGTTGGTCTTTAATACACGGGAACGTCCCCGGAAGCTCAAACCAATATCTTGTGCAAAGTTTCGCCGGCGGGAATAGACGGTCTGGGCACCATCCTCAACGATCAAAAGGGACATCGTTTCCGGATTGAGCAGTTTCACCAAAAGTTTCAACCATTCACTGGAAAAATCCTGACCCTCATCGATTAACACCGCATCATATTGTGGAAAATGCCCTTCCCCTTTTTCCAGGCGTGTGAGAACGTCAGGGATTTGATCCTCGTGAATCCCGAGCTCCTCCTTCAGCCACCGGTGAAAATGACGGACCGTAATTCGACCATGGGTCGGGGGCGGGTTTACCGTTGACATTTCGCTGGATTCGCCGATATTTTCCCGCAATTTGTGCTGGATCATCTGATCAATATAGCGAGCCAAAGCGATATTGTAACACAAAACGAGAATGCGCCAATCCGGGTGGGACTCAGCCAAAATCTTGGCCCGGCTGGCCAGAATCAGTGTTTTTCCACTTCCCGCCACGCCGCGAATCAACCGATGTTTGTCACCAATTTGTTTGGCCAGGTTCTCCTGCTGGATATCCATCACTTTTACATCATCCAGTTCCACCAGTGCATACTGGGAACCAGGTAACGGGCGGACAGGTTTATATTCCGCACTGATCCGCACTTCAGGGAACAGATGATAACGGATGGTCCGGATGTCCCTTTGACTGAGTGGAACATGTCGGAACGGCGCAACGAACATGTTTTTGATTTTATCCAACAGATTGGCAGGGGAGAAAGATTCGCTCTGTGGGTCGATGTCATCCCGTGTCAGGCACAGTTTGGGATTCAATACATCCGTGAGGGCATGCCGATCCAGATCCAGTTGGGTGAGACGGGTCATCACAACACCGTAACCGTAAGGAAATTTCAGACGATACTTGTATTTCCCCTCGAGTTGAATCAAACTTTTATCCCGTTCCAACAGTTTGGCGATCCGAAAAGCATAATCTCGCGCTTGTTTCAGCGGACTTTTTTGTACGGTCAAACCATCAGCTGTCTGGATGAACCATTGGTCCGGATTCAGCCGGTGCAATGCATTTTTGGTGTAATCTTTGACTTCCAGCACGACCAGCCCCAAATCCGGCCCAATCACGACAAAGTCCGGGCGCATGCCTTGAATGTCCGGTTCATAATAGACAATATAATCGTCGGGTAAAAAGTGGCGCAACACTTGGAACAACAGTCGTTCACCTGCGGTGGCGTTTGAAGGGAGCTTCTCAGGTACACTTTGGGCCATAAGATGTTCTCTCCTTCACTAGTATCAGAAGGTTATAAATAAAAAATCAATCCATATTGTATCATTTTTATTTGACAGTTCAATCGAACAGATGCTCTCCATCCATGAAATCAGACGCTTCCTAACAAGGCGTGTCTCGTAAGGAGGAAATGTTTTCCGGGTGAGCGACTTGACCTAAGCCCTTGCTGAGCGAAGATCCGGAAAGCGCAGGGATTGAATCGCGGGCAATACCCGCTAATCGAAGCGTACTTTGCCCGCGACTAGTGCAGAACCTTTATTCCTGATATAAAATAGGACATATCCGTAATATGTGGAGGTTTATCCAAGTATGCGTCATGAAACGATCGATCTGATCTTCGATGCAGCTGTCGAAGTTTTTGCTGAATATGGTTTTGAACGGGCCAAAGTGGATGATATCGCCATGAAGGCGGGCATCGCCAAAGGGACGATTTACTATCATTTCAAAAGCAAGGAAGAGCTTTTTGTCGCTTTGATGAACGAAGGTTTAGAAAAAATGCTGGATCACGCACGCACAGAGATGGAACAGGCCGAACCTCCCCGGGAACAGCTTCGCCGCATGTTGGCGGCTCAGGTGCGTTTTTTGATCGGACACGGGACGTTCACCAAGCTCCTATTGACGGAAGTGTGGGGGTCCAAGGAACGGCAACAGGCGTTTCGAAGTCGCATCCGTCAATACATTGATCTCATCGAACAGGTATTGCGCAGGGGAACGGAGCAGGGAATATTTCACTTGACCCATCCAAATGAAACGGCCGCTTCCATTTTTGGTGCTGTCGGTGTAGCGGTTTTGCACACGATTTATCGTTGTCAGGATCAATCGGAACAAATGGAGGCGGAAATCCCCAAAATCATCGACACATTGGAACATCTGTTGTTTAACGGGATCACCGCTTGAGTTTGACGGTGTTTTTCAGGTTGCAAATTTGGATAGATAGAGTATAATGTCATTTGTACTGACCAGTCAGTATATAGTGTGATGGGGAGGATGAGCCGATTGCGAAGAAAAGCATGGAGATGGCCCCAAACGTACGGTCTGATGAACATGTGGGAAAAACCGGGCTTGCGGTTGGGGCTGTTGGGAATCATCTTGGTCCCTGTTGTTTACAGTTTTATTTATCTGTGGGCATTTTATGATCCTTATGCACAGGTGGACCGCCTCCCTGTCGCCGTGGTGAATGAGGATCAGGGAGCGGTGGCGGATGGGAAGGCAGTCCGTGCCGGTGATGATCTGGTCAAGGAGTTGAAAAAGGAAAAGAAATTGGATTGGGATTTTGTTTCGCGCAAAGAAATGGAGAAAGGATTTCGGGAAGACCGCTATTATTTCGGTGTTGTCATTCCACGGGATTTTTCCCGCAGGGCGGTAAGTGTGAACAGTGCCGCTCCGTTGAAAGGGGAATTAGAGTTTTATGTGGATGAAGGGAAAAATTTCATTTCCTCCCAAATCGGCCGTAAGGCTTTTTTGGCCATGGAAGGAGAAATCCAGCGACAGTTGACTGAGATGTACGCTCGGGGTATGTTGGATAAAATGAAGCGCTCCACCCAAGATTTGTCCAAAGCTGCTGATGGAGCCGGAACATTGGCCGACTCCACCAGTCAGGCAGCATCTGCCGGGCGCAAGATCCATTCGGGTGTCAAACGGTTGGAACAGGGAGCCCAGCGATTGAAACAAGGCGGTGACCAGCTGGACAACGGTGCCCAAGCATTGGCACAGGGCGCTGCCCAAGCTGGCGATGGAGCAGGTCAATTAGCTGCCGGAGCAGAACGGCTGAATAGCGGAATTCATCAATTATCTCAGGGGATTCAGCGGGGAGCAAAGGGAGCCGCCCAACTGAACGAGGGCGCGCGGCAAGTGAAGGATGGTTTGCAGGAAGCCTCTCGTAAAGTGAACGACCGGTTGTTGCCGGGCTCCGCACAAGTAGCCGAGGGAAGTGAAAAAGTGGCTGAAGGGGCGGAACAGGCCCAAGTGACCTACCAACAACTGCTCAAACGCTATCCCTGGCTTAAAGCGGACCCCGACGGCATCAAACTGGCGGTCATTTTGACGGGAATGCGTGACGGTGGACAACGGCTGTCCGATGGAGCTGATCAACTGCATCAGGGAGTGACGCAATTAAACGACGGATTGAACCGTTTGACTGACGGACAGGATCGGGTGGTTCAGGGAACCGAACAACTGCGCGACGGGATCGTTCAACAACAAGCGGGTGCGGCGCAATTGGTATCCGGATCGTCGCAACTTGCCGGCAAATTGCGTGAACTTCAGCAAGGAATGGCTAACCTGACGTCCGGCATCAGTCAATGGCGAGACGGACTCAGTCAATGGATTGCCGGTCAGAAACAACTATCGGGTGCGCTGGCCCAATTGGATGATGGTACCGATCGCTTGAGTGACGGATTGACCCGTATCACTGATGGTCAAATCCAATTGGCTCATGGATTGGTTGAGGGTACGGATCAAGCTCGCAATCAGCTGCGGGGAGCGGATGCCAAAGCCAAGATGATGGCTGATCCGGTCGATATAAAGGAAGACCGATTGAACCCGGTGCCCAACTATGCGACTGCTTTAACTCCGTATTTCCTGTCGCTTTCCTTGTGGGTGGGCGGCTTGATTCTGTTTACGATTCTGGATCTTTATCGGTCCCCGTGGGAGAAACAACAACGCATCTCCTGGGTTGCGGGGGGACTGATCGGTGTATTGCAAGCGGTCGTGGCCACAACGGCGCTTACGAGGGGATTGGGCATTTCCCCGCAACATCCTGTGGGAGTTTACGCGTTTGCGATCCTTATGTCGTTTGCGTTTATCGCGTTGAATCAAATGTTGGTACTGTTGTTGAACAACGTGGGCCGTTTCCTGTCCATTTTGCTGTTGATGCTGCAATTGACTTCCAGTGGAGGCACCTATCCCGTTGAATTGTTGCCGGCCTTTTTCCGTCACATTCATCCCTACTTGCCGATGACCTATTCTGTGGATGGATTGCGTGCCGCCGTTACTACCGGGGATGTTAGTGTGTTGGAACGTGACGCCTGGATTTTGGTCGGGTTTATGGCAGTTGCTTTGCTGATCGTGGAATTGTACCGCGTA
This window contains:
- a CDS encoding 3'-5' exonuclease, translated to MAQSVPEKLPSNATAGERLLFQVLRHFLPDDYIVYYEPDIQGMRPDFVVIGPDLGLVVLEVKDYTKNALHRLNPDQWFIQTADGLTVQKSPLKQARDYAFRIAKLLERDKSLIQLEGKYKYRLKFPYGYGVVMTRLTQLDLDRHALTDVLNPKLCLTRDDIDPQSESFSPANLLDKIKNMFVAPFRHVPLSQRDIRTIRYHLFPEVRISAEYKPVRPLPGSQYALVELDDVKVMDIQQENLAKQIGDKHRLIRGVAGSGKTLILASRAKILAESHPDWRILVLCYNIALARYIDQMIQHKLRENIGESSEMSTVNPPPTHGRITVRHFHRWLKEELGIHEDQIPDVLTRLEKGEGHFPQYDAVLIDEGQDFSSEWLKLLVKLLNPETMSLLIVEDGAQTVYSRRRNFAQDIGLSFRGRSRVLKTNYRNTAPIIQMAWDFYQTHGLDDHDQEDDMEVIPPESSQRPGNPPVIHKASSMSEELAWVAEQIERLHYEKRVPYEEIAVLYRYNNRSYPIVRLLQQYLKQRGIPYYWISESQDTKMNFNKDEAAVKICTIHSSKGLDFKAAFVVGVDSMPFHHQEVKPAQEASLLYIGMTRARDYLFVSYSGESTFTPYFDRLLQREAVRA
- a CDS encoding TetR/AcrR family transcriptional regulator, encoding MRHETIDLIFDAAVEVFAEYGFERAKVDDIAMKAGIAKGTIYYHFKSKEELFVALMNEGLEKMLDHARTEMEQAEPPREQLRRMLAAQVRFLIGHGTFTKLLLTEVWGSKERQQAFRSRIRQYIDLIEQVLRRGTEQGIFHLTHPNETAASIFGAVGVAVLHTIYRCQDQSEQMEAEIPKIIDTLEHLLFNGITA
- a CDS encoding class I SAM-dependent methyltransferase translates to MPNDKEIRVVVGAGSFINNPGWIHTQEEELNLLKREDWIRRFHSGSLTAILAEHVWEHLTYEEGVRAARICFEFLKPGGYIRCAVPDGFFPDPEYQRIVQVGGPGPKDHPAASHKIVYNYRTLTQMFEEAGFETKLLEYCDENGQFHYRHWDPGDGKIYRSLRFDYRNRDGNLRFVSIIVDAIKQQ
- a CDS encoding DUF1540 domain-containing protein; the encoded protein is MARDVLCEVNNCTYWGEGNKCKADRIYVVSHRGEQAKNSEETDCHTFKPK
- a CDS encoding YhgE/Pip domain-containing protein: MRRKAWRWPQTYGLMNMWEKPGLRLGLLGIILVPVVYSFIYLWAFYDPYAQVDRLPVAVVNEDQGAVADGKAVRAGDDLVKELKKEKKLDWDFVSRKEMEKGFREDRYYFGVVIPRDFSRRAVSVNSAAPLKGELEFYVDEGKNFISSQIGRKAFLAMEGEIQRQLTEMYARGMLDKMKRSTQDLSKAADGAGTLADSTSQAASAGRKIHSGVKRLEQGAQRLKQGGDQLDNGAQALAQGAAQAGDGAGQLAAGAERLNSGIHQLSQGIQRGAKGAAQLNEGARQVKDGLQEASRKVNDRLLPGSAQVAEGSEKVAEGAEQAQVTYQQLLKRYPWLKADPDGIKLAVILTGMRDGGQRLSDGADQLHQGVTQLNDGLNRLTDGQDRVVQGTEQLRDGIVQQQAGAAQLVSGSSQLAGKLRELQQGMANLTSGISQWRDGLSQWIAGQKQLSGALAQLDDGTDRLSDGLTRITDGQIQLAHGLVEGTDQARNQLRGADAKAKMMADPVDIKEDRLNPVPNYATALTPYFLSLSLWVGGLILFTILDLYRSPWEKQQRISWVAGGLIGVLQAVVATTALTRGLGISPQHPVGVYAFAILMSFAFIALNQMLVLLLNNVGRFLSILLLMLQLTSSGGTYPVELLPAFFRHIHPYLPMTYSVDGLRAAVTTGDVSVLERDAWILVGFMAVALLIVELYRVWQGFRLRRTKRGEAGVTV
- the asnB gene encoding asparagine synthase (glutamine-hydrolyzing) → MCGITGWIDWKRDLRNQGAILETMNQTHCRRGPDAEGKWLSQHAALGHRRLAVIDLEGGAQPMVRRTEERTYVIVYNGELYNMDELRRELEQCGHRMESRSDTELVLRAYMQWGPACMSRLRGIFAYAIWDEAEKRLFLARDRIGVKPLFYAVRDGAFLFGSELKSLLAHPDVEPVIDAEGLAEVLVMSPARTPGHGVFRGVEELRAGWWMIVDRDGIRKQPYWTLESREHTDDLPTTIERVRSLFQDTVRRQLVSDVPVGTMLSGGLDSSAISAWASRVMEEEGRGPVDTFSVDYVGNDRHFTPNEFQPNSDAPWVKRMSEYLQSRHHVIEVDLPELVSALADALRARDLPGMTDVDASLLLFCKEIKQSATMVLSGECADEVFGGYPWFHRREMLEADTFPWARMTDQRVRFLSPDVTRMTRPDEYVQERYREAIAEVPALEREEDSNARMREMFYLNLTRWMPTLLDRKDRMSMAVGLEVRVPFCDHPLVEYMWNVPWEWKALEGREKGLLRRALTGILPDDVLWRKKSPYPKTHDPGYLTAVRNQVLQLLDDPQSPLRDLLDIEAVRSFARADLSKVHLPWFGQLMNVPQLFAHWWQLDMWMREYGVTIQA